A window from Montipora capricornis isolate CH-2021 chromosome 7, ASM3666992v2, whole genome shotgun sequence encodes these proteins:
- the LOC138055330 gene encoding uncharacterized protein KIAA1958-like, whose product MSHQENLETYVNELRTNRENQQRPEESMPNFHKLLEEGQRQIEKGEHDEQDEPGMSQELDDFISSEKSENALKKTHNQWKKFEMFCKEQTNGSFNAKKVPADALDKLLGKFFKDVRKQNGSEYEPDSLSSFQRSIQRRLKELKVSFNILKDEECCSREVLAAKRKNLVKQGRGNKPNACCELTSEEEEKLFESGAFGCHNPKALQRTLWWFFSLHFGFRAWDESRKLCWGDLELQTDPETDREILVWLPERGSKNRQGLEGSHQRQFNPKIFATGTEQCPVRYFKIFESHRPEEAKTPTSPLFLAINHNAWRTKSTWYTVSPLGKNQIGQFLPKAAKKAGLQACGR is encoded by the coding sequence ATGTCTCATCAAGAAAATTTGGAAACTTACGTAAACGAGTTGCGAACAAACAGGGAAAATCAACAGAGGCCCGAAGAAAGTATGCCAAACTTTCATAAGCTATTAGAAGAAGGGCAGCGACAAATAGAGAAAGGCGAGCACGACGAGCAAGACGAACCGGGCATGAGTCAAGaattggacgattttatttcgtctgaaaaatctgaaaacgcGTTGAAGAAGACACATAACCAGTGGaaaaaatttgaaatgttttgtAAGGAGCAGACCAACGGAAGCTTTAATGCGAAAAAGGTACCTGCTGATGCTCTTGACAAACTCCttggaaaatttttcaaagatgtcCGTAAACAAAATGGCAGCGAGTACGAGCCAGACAGCctttcaagttttcaaagaaGCATTCAGCGTCGCCTAAAAGAGTTAAAGGTGTCCTTTAATATCCTTAAAGATGAAGAGTGTTGTTCCAGAGAGGTATTGGCCgccaaaagaaaaaatcttGTAAAGCAAGGTCGTGGAAACAAGCCAAATGCTTGCTGTGAATTGACAAGCGAAGAAGAGGAAAAGTTGTTTGAGAGTGGAGCTTTTGGTTGCCATAATCCCAAAGCGCTCCAGCGCACATTATGGTGGTTCTTTTCACTCCACTTCGGATTCAGAGCCTGGGACGAAAGCCGGAAATTGTGCTGGGGCGATTTGGAGCTTCAAACTGATCCCGAAACAgacagagaaatcttggtttGGCTGCCAGAAAGAGGGAGCAAGAATCGCCAAGGATTGGAAGGTTCGCACCAGCGACAGTTTAATCCGAAAATATTTGCCACGGGAACAGAGCAGTGCCCAGTCCGATATTTCAAGATTTTCGAAAGTCACCGTCCTGAAGAAGCCAAAACTCCAACCTCCCCTTTGTTTCTGGCCATAAACCACAACGCTTGGCGTACTAAATCCACATGGTACACGGTGTCGCCTCTCGGGAAAAACCAAATCGGCCAATTCTTGCCAAAAGCAGCCAAAAAAGCTGGCCTGCAAGCCTGTGGAAGATAA